The Notolabrus celidotus isolate fNotCel1 unplaced genomic scaffold, fNotCel1.pri scaffold_45C_arrow_ctg1, whole genome shotgun sequence sequence CGAGCAATGTTAGCGCTCCCCCTTGTGTCCATTTGGAGCGCATTCTACCAGCAGAGCTCAGACCTAAACCGGTCTTGTGTCTTGGGGGTTCCACAGTGTCCAATTCAAGATATTTGACTAATCTTCCACTGATTTTTATTCCAGGTTCTTACCTGCTCCCTCATCTTAAGGTCCCAATGGGTGGGAATCAAGATCCTCCAGATCTTTGTGCAGAGTGTTCCATAAGGTCCAGAAAAAGTGACCCTCATCTGATCTTGTATCTTGGGGTTACATTAAGTCCATATATACGTGTTCCAATTTAGCAAATTCAAGATCCTAAACTCGTCTTTAGTCTTTGGATCTCAGAGGTCAGAACTCATTCGTTCAAAGATCCAGAGCTCTTGTTGTTACTTTGGAGTCCAGTCCAAGATCCTTGGACCGTCTTCAATCTTGGGATTCCAGAGGGTCAAATCAAGAACAAAATTATGTCACTTTTATTGAAGTGCTTTAAGACCAAAGTGTAAGCTCACGTGTGTTTGTTAGAAGGGAACGCAATAGGATTTCATGATGAAGGTCAGGGGAGGACTTCCTGTTCCTAAGTTTGTGCAGGGACTTTGAAGATCCACTACAACGCCGTCCACCTGAAGTGAAATGTGCTGAAGCTGGAGTGCATTTTTTAATCctcattttcaaatgtttttctgtttgtcgaatgcagaaaggaaaaacaacaacatgatatcGGCATAAAATATCGCCAATCATCCGacctgctctctaattatcGGCATCAGCTGTTGAAAAACCCAGTATCGGTTTTAACGACTAGTTTTAACAGAATCGTCTGTATCTCAGATCTGATCGTTTCTCCTGCCCTCcttaaaaaagggaaacagcCGCCTCTTAAAGCGCTCTCTGGGGTAGCAATCCTTGGCAATGTAACAACAACAAGAATCAAACATTGTTGTCCTCGTCTCTGCAGCCTTGGAGAAGCTCCAGTTTCGGGCCCAGCCTCCCTCCAGCTGTGGCCCAGTTGAGGTGGCTCTTCCTGGGCTGGTGTTCGACCTGAGCTCCCTGGTCTTGTATGGAGCTCAGGCCATTCCCGTTCGCTTGAAGATCCTGCTGGACCGTCTCTACAGCATCCTGACCCCGGAGCAGGTACTTCTGACTtatgatgcatttttaaaaaaagggttttGCGTTATGTTCATGTGCATTACTGTCTGTTCCAGGTCGGGCACATACTGCACACACTGGGATGGAGCTTGGGGGATTATGTCAGAGGGTATAAGCTGCAGGTAGGTGCAAGAAAAACCCACAAGCAGCCCTTTGTGCCCGGTCTGATATCTGCAAAGTGTGTTTCCCTAGCTTCTGGGCTTTCAAATATTGAACTCTAAATTTGAGCACCATCTGTCCTTTGTTAACGCTCGGTCGTATTTCCACCCAGCATCCCAGTGGAAAGGTGTTGGACCGCTGGTTGATGGTGTCTCCTGAAGAAGAGCTGCTCATCCTCAAACAGTTCCTTCGCTTCGGTGAGACTCGCCCGATCGTGGAGTTGATGTCCCTTCAGTGCCTGGCAGCTGCCAATCACTTCTCAAACCCGGCTCTGAGTCTCGGTTCGAAGAGCTTCAGCGCCTTCACTGAACGCCGAGCCCTGACTCCAGGagagtttaaaaacacaagaggaGATCCTGCTTCAGTTCCTGACGTGTGTCGCTTCAAGAAAAACAGCCCTCCAGACCACAACATGGTCCAACACTTTGAGCACTTCCCAGGTGGACTGTCTTTGCTTCTACCTTTCCACTTTCCAAACTCTGCCTTCCACCTTCCCACTAAGGTACTCTTTGGTCAAACAGCCAACAAACTTCCACTTCCTCTCTCAGGGTTCTCAGTGAGTTAAATGTGTAACCgcttttgtttttcaggagcttcTTCCTCCAAGTAAGGTCCCATGCCTTCGAAAGTCCAGCAATTCCAAACTGGCTGAAAGACCCAAGCAGGAGGGACGGAGAGGACCGCAAGAGACCGATCCGAATCTGCAGCGATCCAAAGACGAACCAGCGATAAGAATCAAAGCAGACCCCGACAAGCCGAACCCGTCCCTGTTCATTGGGCATCAGAAACCTTGGTTCCACAATGACAGGGATCTTGTCTCCAAACGGGAGaacacctcctccctccctccttccttaaACTCCTCACTCGTCtccatttctcctcctcctctcactccatccgttccctcctcttccctcaAGAATTCCCAGAAGTTGCAAAGCTTGTCTTCCCACTCCCTCAGTCCTCTtccatccttctcctcctccttcttctcagctCTTCCTACCTCCTCATTTCCGtcttccctccatcctctcccaTCCACTCCGCCCTCATTGCACCCTCTTCCGACTTCCCTCTGTAcccttccttctctttcacCGGCAGGAGGTCGAAAAGGAAGGGTGTGCTGCGGCGTCTGTGGGAAAAGCTTCTATGACAAAGGTAGGAAGACTGTGGGTCCTCTACTTGAACGTGAACTCAGGTGGAGTCTGGAGATCCACAAGGATCAGTCTGAGaccttttgttgattttgtttcctggaCTTTGACAGAGTTCAGTTCAAGGTCTTTGCAGATGTTGCTATCCTCTTCTGGACTCGTATCAAGGCACTCCCCAAGGATCAATTTGACTTTCTTTACTGATCTTGATTCTTAGTTGATCCGGAGGTTCCACTGGGGATCCACGTGGTCCAAATCCCAAACTGGTTCTGTATTTTAGGGGTTCAAAAAGTCCAATCAGATGTCTTAAAGTGATAATTTGTCTGATTCCAAACATTTCAACTTGGGATCCACATCTGGTCCAACGCCTTTAGGTCTGTTGGGGTAAATTCAAGTTCCATCAGAGTCAGATCAAAGTCCTCAACTGATCTTGAACCTTGAGGCTCTGCAGGGTCAAGTTGACCCTCTGCTGGTCTTGCATGTTTAGGTTCCCGGTGTAGTACACATCTTGTCCCAGTTTGATCTTGCATCAAAGAGCTCTACAAGTTTCAGATTGATCCTAAATCCTCAACCGATCTTATGTCTTGTGGTACAACTGGATCCAGTTCAACCAGATCCGGTTGTACCCTGAAATCCTTGGTCTCGTGAGTCCAGCTGCCAAACCAGTGGAAGGATCCAATTCAAGATCTTTATCTGATTCCAGTCTTGCCATTCCATGGGGTCTTTTCAAGATCCTAGGCTGTTCTTACCTGTCTGGATGTGGCCTGAACTGGTCTTCAGTCTTCCACGGTTCTCAATTCAAGATATTTGACTAATCTTCCACTGATTTTTATTCAAGGTCCTGATCCCTCATCTTAAGGTCCCAATGGGTTTAATTGAAGGTCCTCCAGATCTTTGTGTTGAGTGTTCCACAAGGTCCAAAAGAAGTGACCCCCATCTGATCTTGTATCTTGGTGTTACATTAAGTCCATTTATGTGTTCCAATTGGGCAAATTCAAGATCCTAAACTTGTCTTGTGTCTTTGGATCTCCAAGGTCAGAACTTGTCTGTTCAGAGTTCCAGAGCTCTTGTTGTCACTTTGTAGTCTAGTCCAAGATCCTGGACTAGTCCTTGGTCTTGGGATTCCAGAGGGTCCAATCAAGAACAGAATGATGTCACTGTTACTGAGGTGCGATAGGTGTTCTTGATGAATGTCAGGGGAGGACTtcctgttcctgagcactgttctCTGTTTGTGCAGGGACTCTGAAGATCCACTACAACGCCGTCCACCTGAAGATCAAACACCGCTGCACAGTGGCGGGCTGCACCATGGTGTTCAGCTCCCTGCGGAGCCGGAACAGACACAGCGCCAACCCAAACCCTCGGCTCCACACGGGGGTCAGCAGAGACGTCCACACCGGCAGAAACGCCACCATGGACCCACGCTCGGGCGCACACTCAGAAACTCTGATTCACAAGAGTGTTCGCAAAACCGTGCACAACAACGCTCGGACACAATCCTGCAGGGAGAACGAGATCGGCAACACGCTTTGGCCACAGGATgaagatgcacacacacttgtgcacacacacaccatgaacACAGGGTTAAACTGCCAAGCGGACCCACAACAAGCTGactcccctcctccttttcctcagcCTCTGAAAGGAGACACCAACCAGGACTTCCCCCTGAGTGACTCCACCTACAGGTTTGACCTCCAAACTCAGGCTCCACCTCCTCAAAGTGCTTCCTCACCAGGCTCGCCGCCCTCCCTCGTCCCCATGGTGCCCCAAGCCCCAGAGAAAACTGACTGCTGCCCAGGTCTTCAACCAGACCCCACGTCACCTGCTCCCCTCCCTGACCCCACCTCCATCACCATTACAAGCTGCATGAGTCAACCTGTGCCACATGACGATGGTGTCCCAGAACAGAAACAATTGgtcccactgaccaatcagcagcGACCGTGGGAAACAGGCGACCCTCTGCCAAAGAAGAAGTCAAGGAAGTCGAGTATGCCGGTGAAAATAgcgagagagaggatggaggagggggggaacaAGGACGAGGAGGAGTCCTGAAGAAATGTATAATATGTATAATTTGTATATTCTGTCTACGCTGATACGCCATCGCTCTCTCTGCCAGGATGGTAGTGACAGCATGCTGCTCTTGTGCAGGAGCTCCCTCTTGTGTTCATTCTCTGTTGATGAAATAAACTCCAGCAAAACCTCAACTTTTATTCATCAAGCTGATGAACGTGTGAACTTTTAATAACTTTGTAAGCTTGGGTAAAATGCCTAACCTGTCCGTAAGTTGAGGGTCAGAGTACTTTTTCCAAGGCTGGACTTCTAAAAGTTGGGATAA is a genomic window containing:
- the LOC117809825 gene encoding zinc finger protein basonuclin-2-like — its product is MRMTPDTEESIRCTASTCSCVCFKPGRVQLRSCDRCGHSWVAHALEKLQFRAQPPSSCGPVEVALPGLVFDLSSLVLYGAQAIPVRLKILLDRLYSILTPEQVGHILHTLGWSLGDYVRGYKLQHPSGKVLDRWLMVSPEEELLILKQFLRFGETRPIVELMSLQCLAAANHFSNPALSLGSKSFSAFTERRALTPGEFKNTRGDPASVPDVCRFKKNSPPDHNMVQHFEHFPGGLSLLLPFHFPNSAFHLPTKELLPPSKVPCLRKSSNSKLAERPKQEGRRGPQETDPNLQRSKDEPAIRIKADPDKPNPSLFIGHQKPWFHNDRDLVSKRENTSSLPPSLNSSLVSISPPPLTPSVPSSSLKNSQKLQSLSSHSLSPLPSFSSSFFSALPTSSFPSSLHPLPSTPPSLHPLPTSLCTLPSLSPAGGRKGRVCCGVCGKSFYDKGTLKIHYNAVHLKIKHRCTVAGCTMVFSSLRSRNRHSANPNPRLHTGVSRDVHTGRNATMDPRSGAHSETLIHKSVRKTVHNNARTQSCRENEIGNTLWPQDEDAHTLVHTHTMNTGLNCQADPQQADSPPPFPQPLKGDTNQDFPLSDSTYRFDLQTQAPPPQSASSPGSPPSLVPMVPQAPEKTDCCPGLQPDPTSPAPLPDPTSITITSCMSQPVPHDDGVPEQKQLVPLTNQQRPWETGDPLPKKKSRKSSMPVKIARERMEEGGNKDEEES